In Wolbachia endosymbiont of Aedes albopictus, one DNA window encodes the following:
- a CDS encoding type II secretion system protein GspD, with protein sequence MAIFKCLILLFIISCTHLPTKQHLTNIGNEDHHDIGEHDYSLQQYNTSLEINEPAIPEIMPLPIEFPDLTISNQLISINVSEEVSVKDLLIEIGKLSDVNLDIDPKISGNIILKLKDKNINEVIQSIANSAKLRYSTSNGVIRIEQDLPYAQNYYADFINIQHSAQSSFVISNNITNSDGSNTDRNYNNVMRSQYSSDLWNSLEKGLNAIMDVNGVDDGEFLSSNREAGVIILNARKDIHKAVEEYINKVKKLASSQVMIEAKIVEVVLDDKYLSGINLNDLRDGTKSIINQDNSIINLAMNFGASDLGDLVKNLDKFGASTVISSPRVHAINNQQAMISFTKNHIYFTSDIQKDTRNSNQTLITKMNSVPIGVVLIIHPSINIDTSEIFMDIHPTLSRINGYIKDPDIEYIAQQSKMKLNSDIPIVEIREMNSMLKIKSGEIMVIGGLIEHREDKQSFKATSHQKSKRLANNIRTVETVLFLKATIVPTFGLLDRKDKNLYIY encoded by the coding sequence ATGGCTATTTTTAAATGCTTAATACTCCTCTTCATTATTTCTTGCACACACCTGCCTACTAAGCAACATCTCACTAATATAGGCAACGAAGATCATCATGATATAGGTGAGCACGATTATTCGTTGCAGCAATACAACACCTCTTTGGAGATTAATGAACCGGCAATACCAGAAATTATGCCTTTACCAATAGAGTTTCCCGATCTCACAATCAGTAATCAGCTTATTTCTATTAATGTTAGTGAAGAAGTATCAGTAAAAGATTTGCTGATTGAGATAGGAAAACTTTCTGACGTTAACTTGGATATAGACCCAAAAATATCAGGTAATATTATTTTAAAGCTAAAAGATAAGAATATAAATGAAGTAATTCAGAGTATAGCAAATAGCGCCAAATTGCGTTACTCAACAAGCAATGGTGTAATTAGAATTGAGCAGGACTTGCCATACGCGCAAAATTATTACGCAGACTTCATTAATATTCAACATTCTGCTCAAAGCAGTTTCGTCATTAGTAACAATATTACTAACAGTGATGGAAGTAACACTGATAGGAACTATAACAATGTTATGAGGTCTCAATACAGTAGTGACTTATGGAATTCATTAGAAAAAGGCTTGAATGCAATAATGGATGTTAACGGGGTGGATGATGGCGAATTCCTTTCATCCAACAGAGAAGCTGGCGTTATTATTTTGAATGCTAGAAAAGATATCCATAAAGCTGTTGAAGAATATATTAATAAGGTTAAGAAATTAGCGTCTTCTCAAGTAATGATAGAGGCAAAAATAGTTGAAGTTGTGTTAGATGACAAATATCTTTCTGGTATAAACTTAAATGACTTACGCGATGGAACTAAGTCTATAATAAATCAAGATAACTCAATTATTAACCTAGCAATGAACTTTGGTGCGAGTGATCTAGGAGATTTAGTAAAAAATTTAGACAAATTTGGCGCTTCAACTGTAATTTCAAGCCCTAGAGTACATGCTATAAATAATCAGCAAGCGATGATTTCATTTACCAAAAACCATATTTATTTTACTTCCGATATACAAAAAGATACTAGAAACTCTAATCAGACCTTAATTACCAAGATGAATAGTGTTCCAATAGGTGTTGTGCTAATAATCCACCCAAGCATTAACATTGATACTAGTGAAATATTCATGGATATACATCCAACTTTATCAAGAATTAACGGCTACATTAAAGATCCAGATATAGAGTACATCGCACAGCAGAGTAAAATGAAATTAAATAGCGACATTCCAATTGTTGAAATCAGAGAAATGAACTCTATGTTAAAAATTAAGAGCGGTGAAATTATGGTAATCGGCGGGCTCATAGAACATAGAGAAGATAAGCAAAGCTTTAAAGCTACATCACATCAGAAGTCAAAAAGGCTAGCGAATAACATTAGAACAGTAGAAACTGTCCTTTTTTTAAAAGCAACAATCGTACCAACATTTGGTTTGTTAGATAGAAAAGATAAGAATTTATATATATATTAA
- the petA gene encoding ubiquinol-cytochrome c reductase iron-sulfur subunit, with the protein MDKNLTKNKKTLANKEDKKTPPVKDLTKNKSRRDFITLTTCAMAGIGAASGLWPLVKSMNPSAEVLATSTVEVNLSGIQEGRGVKVKWQGKPVFIRRRTKQEIEVARAVNVKNLRDPESDEQRVREGKDEWLIMIGICTHLGCVPVDHATRDGNGWFCPCHGSYYDTSGRVIGGPAPKNMTVPDYFFPSENVVVIGKKA; encoded by the coding sequence ATGGACAAAAATTTAACTAAAAATAAAAAAACACTAGCAAACAAAGAGGATAAAAAAACACCTCCCGTTAAAGATCTTACTAAAAATAAGAGTAGGAGAGATTTTATAACATTAACTACATGCGCTATGGCGGGTATAGGAGCTGCAAGTGGACTTTGGCCACTGGTTAAGTCTATGAATCCTTCTGCTGAAGTTCTAGCAACTTCCACAGTGGAGGTGAATTTGTCTGGAATCCAGGAAGGACGCGGAGTAAAAGTAAAGTGGCAAGGTAAACCAGTATTCATTCGTAGACGCACAAAGCAAGAAATTGAGGTTGCAAGAGCTGTGAATGTAAAGAACTTGAGGGACCCTGAGTCAGATGAACAGAGAGTACGTGAAGGAAAAGATGAATGGTTAATCATGATCGGAATATGTACACATCTTGGGTGTGTACCGGTTGACCATGCTACAAGAGATGGTAATGGTTGGTTCTGTCCTTGCCACGGTTCATATTATGATACATCAGGCCGAGTAATTGGGGGGCCTGCACCAAAAAATATGACTGTACCTGATTATTTTTTTCCCAGTGAGAATGTTGTGGTAATTGGCAAGAAGGCTTAA
- a CDS encoding ankyrin repeat domain-containing protein has product MAREEDINQLVENGFDINSKDASGITLLHKFTKEGDLVGVKSLLEHEADFNVVDNENRNPLHYAIMHGHKKVAKLFVNQLTINSKDKNGFTPLHLPALQDDTELIDFLITKGTKINEKDAKEGYTPLHIASLYGSKKSVQILIDSGANLECEDNNFRTPLFLTIYQCTAHYDSRAEIIEYLIKKGANIEAKDTENNTTLFLAAYNNKMQIVKLIAKKQQASNDKIKLKEFFCTKNNHGFDALDCAIEHNNRKMVTFLVSKGIEANDQDFNGNARLHKASHNGNTKTVKLLLKLKVNIDAVTRCNRTPLLLAVKKGNTKIVKMLLEVRTNMNICEQQGFAPLHIAVQKDYFDIAQLLTEKGADLNIKCNNGHTAIDMFISKAHGKKNIEENYKKFCRFLMLYLKELHSKHKACCILSTLALSLTIIGLPFIFKPIIKYRERSKIYKKTKAMLENLLYI; this is encoded by the coding sequence ATGGCACGTGAGGAAGATATAAACCAATTAGTAGAAAATGGATTTGATATTAACTCAAAAGATGCAAGTGGAATCACTCTCTTGCATAAGTTCACAAAAGAAGGCGATTTAGTTGGAGTAAAGTCATTACTAGAGCACGAAGCTGATTTTAATGTCGTAGACAACGAAAATAGAAACCCACTGCATTATGCCATTATGCATGGACACAAGAAAGTTGCTAAACTTTTTGTTAACCAACTGACAATTAATTCCAAGGATAAAAATGGATTCACTCCACTGCACCTTCCTGCACTACAAGATGACACGGAATTAATAGATTTTTTGATAACAAAAGGCACAAAAATTAATGAAAAAGACGCTAAAGAGGGCTATACTCCTCTTCATATAGCTTCACTATACGGTTCTAAAAAAAGCGTCCAAATTTTAATTGATAGCGGAGCAAATCTCGAATGTGAAGATAACAATTTTCGTACTCCTTTGTTTTTAACCATTTATCAATGCACCGCACATTATGATAGCAGAGCAGAAATTATAGAATATCTGATAAAGAAAGGTGCAAATATAGAAGCCAAAGATACAGAAAATAACACTACGCTTTTCCTAGCAGCGTATAACAACAAAATGCAAATAGTAAAGCTTATTGCAAAAAAACAGCAAGCAAGTAACGATAAAATTAAACTTAAAGAGTTTTTTTGCACAAAAAACAACCATGGTTTTGATGCATTGGATTGCGCTATTGAGCATAATAATAGAAAAATGGTAACATTTCTTGTTTCAAAGGGAATAGAAGCAAACGATCAAGATTTTAATGGCAACGCCAGGCTGCATAAAGCTAGCCATAATGGTAACACTAAAACAGTTAAGCTCTTATTGAAGCTTAAGGTAAACATTGATGCTGTTACTAGATGTAACAGAACTCCCTTGCTACTGGCAGTTAAAAAAGGCAATACAAAAATTGTGAAAATGTTATTGGAAGTTAGAACCAATATGAACATTTGTGAGCAACAAGGTTTTGCACCTCTACATATTGCTGTTCAAAAGGATTATTTTGATATAGCTCAGCTGTTAACAGAAAAAGGTGCAGACCTTAACATTAAGTGTAATAACGGTCATACTGCAATAGATATGTTCATTAGCAAGGCCCATGGCAAAAAAAACATTGAAGAAAATTACAAAAAATTTTGTAGATTTTTGATGCTTTACCTAAAAGAGCTACATAGTAAACACAAAGCCTGTTGTATACTTTCAACCCTAGCTCTAAGCTTAACAATTATAGGCTTACCATTTATTTTTAAGCCTATTATTAAATACAGAGAAAGAAGTAAAATATATAAAAAAACTAAGGCTATGCTGGAAAACTTACTCTACATTTAA
- the gyrA gene encoding DNA gyrase subunit A, translated as MQDNIVPISIVKELEDSYLSYAMSVIISRAIPDVRDGFKPVHRRILYAMSRAGYDAGKPYKKAARIVGDVMGKYHPHGDAAIYDSLVRMAQDFSLLLPLIDGQGNFGSIDGDPPASMRYTEARLQKVSHFLLNDIDEDTVDFRPNYDGNETEPVVLPAEFPNLLVNGASGVAVGMATNIPSHNLGEIIDACMLYIDNPEVTLDELLEVMPGPDFPTGGTILGRSGIRSAFVTGRGSIIVQGKTHMEDLPQDRQAIVIDEIPYQVNKVKLIEKIGELVKEKRIDGITEIRDESDKSGIRVVIDLRRNAEASFILNQILGLTPLRSSFSVNTLVLNNNRPALMSLKEIIAAFVDFRKEVLIRRTEFRLRKTREKAHIYIGLYIAVLSIDEVIKIIRGAKDPAEASRELLNKEWKTSAEINTIIGLISDSMSFLRDGVYRLTELQTKAILDMKLQRLTGLEKDKLEAELSSMINLIKEYIAFLGSGEKLMKEIKNNLQEIKNRFAVPRETSIEESDTDIEAEDLIPQEDMVITVTMNGYIKRVKLSHYRTQRRGGKGKLGQGLKEEDVTTKLFVGNTHTSLLFFSNIGRVYRLKVYKLPLAEPTARGRALVNIFPLSDGETITNIMPLPSENDENQNIVFATAHGNIRRNSLADFHYIPSNGKIAIKLDEGDKLISVKVCNEIDHVFLSTRFGKSIRFVVSDVRQFKSRNSDGVRGIKLAKNDSVISMTILNGIGVATETKELYLKVPLAKRLGAAINNSIDSKLEKTFNDLGIDNELFLKLAVNEEFILTITENGFGKRTSAYEYRITNRGGVGITNILTTNRNGNVVASFPVEQGDNIMLITDKGKLIRISVNDIRIAGRSTQGVTLFKTESREKVVSVGKIEDPDSTEDSISEVENSISSQL; from the coding sequence ATGCAGGATAATATAGTACCAATCTCAATAGTAAAAGAGCTGGAAGATTCTTATCTCTCCTACGCAATGAGCGTTATCATAAGCCGGGCTATACCTGACGTGCGAGATGGATTTAAACCTGTTCATAGGCGCATATTATATGCAATGTCAAGGGCTGGATATGATGCTGGTAAGCCATATAAAAAGGCGGCTCGTATAGTAGGGGATGTAATGGGGAAATATCACCCACATGGTGATGCAGCTATTTACGATTCCTTGGTTAGAATGGCCCAAGATTTCTCTCTTCTTTTACCACTTATTGATGGGCAAGGTAATTTTGGTTCGATAGATGGAGATCCACCAGCTTCAATGCGATACACAGAAGCAAGGCTTCAGAAGGTGTCACACTTTTTACTAAATGATATTGACGAAGATACAGTTGATTTTAGGCCAAACTATGATGGAAATGAAACAGAGCCTGTTGTACTGCCTGCAGAATTTCCGAATCTATTGGTAAATGGTGCAAGCGGTGTTGCAGTTGGTATGGCAACCAATATTCCTTCTCACAACCTTGGAGAAATAATAGATGCTTGTATGTTATATATAGATAATCCTGAAGTTACTTTGGATGAGTTACTTGAAGTGATGCCAGGGCCGGATTTTCCAACTGGGGGAACGATTCTTGGAAGGTCTGGAATAAGATCAGCATTTGTAACGGGTCGTGGATCAATTATTGTGCAAGGCAAGACTCACATGGAAGACCTGCCACAAGATAGGCAAGCAATAGTGATTGATGAAATACCTTACCAGGTAAATAAAGTAAAATTAATTGAGAAGATAGGTGAGCTTGTAAAAGAAAAAAGAATTGATGGCATAACAGAAATTAGGGATGAGTCTGATAAGTCTGGTATTAGGGTAGTAATTGACCTCAGAAGAAATGCTGAAGCAAGTTTTATACTTAATCAAATATTGGGACTAACTCCACTAAGAAGTAGTTTTAGTGTTAACACTTTAGTCCTCAACAACAACAGGCCTGCTTTGATGTCATTAAAAGAAATCATAGCTGCTTTTGTTGATTTTAGAAAAGAAGTATTAATCAGGAGAACAGAATTTCGTCTAAGAAAAACGAGGGAAAAAGCTCATATATATATAGGGCTCTACATTGCGGTCTTGAGCATAGATGAAGTGATAAAAATCATCCGTGGTGCAAAAGATCCTGCGGAAGCAAGTAGAGAACTTTTAAATAAAGAATGGAAAACTTCAGCTGAGATAAACACAATTATTGGATTAATCTCAGACAGCATGAGCTTTTTGAGAGACGGAGTGTATAGATTAACTGAGCTGCAAACGAAAGCTATTCTTGACATGAAATTGCAACGTTTAACAGGCCTTGAAAAAGACAAATTAGAAGCTGAGCTAAGTTCAATGATCAACCTGATAAAAGAATATATCGCTTTTCTTGGCTCAGGAGAGAAGTTGATGAAAGAAATAAAAAACAATCTACAAGAAATAAAGAACAGATTTGCTGTGCCGCGAGAAACTTCAATAGAGGAATCAGATACGGACATTGAAGCTGAAGATCTAATTCCACAAGAGGATATGGTGATAACCGTAACTATGAATGGTTATATCAAGCGTGTGAAGCTTTCTCATTATAGAACTCAGCGTCGTGGTGGAAAAGGAAAGCTAGGACAAGGATTAAAAGAAGAGGATGTAACCACAAAATTATTTGTTGGGAATACCCACACTAGCCTTTTATTCTTTTCTAATATTGGCCGGGTTTATAGATTAAAAGTTTATAAGTTACCTCTTGCAGAGCCAACTGCACGTGGAAGAGCACTTGTTAATATATTCCCGCTTAGCGATGGTGAAACTATAACTAATATAATGCCATTACCAAGTGAAAATGACGAAAATCAAAACATAGTTTTTGCTACTGCTCATGGGAACATAAGGCGCAATTCTTTAGCGGATTTTCACTATATTCCAAGCAATGGAAAAATAGCAATCAAGCTCGATGAAGGAGATAAGTTAATATCAGTTAAAGTATGCAATGAAATTGATCATGTTTTTCTTTCAACAAGATTCGGCAAAAGTATCAGATTTGTTGTAAGTGATGTGCGTCAATTTAAAAGTCGCAATTCAGATGGCGTAAGAGGTATCAAACTTGCAAAGAATGACAGCGTGATATCCATGACCATATTAAATGGGATAGGTGTAGCAACAGAAACAAAAGAACTTTACTTAAAAGTTCCACTTGCAAAAAGACTGGGGGCTGCGATTAATAACTCCATTGATTCTAAATTGGAAAAGACTTTCAATGATTTAGGAATAGATAACGAATTATTCTTAAAACTTGCAGTGAATGAGGAGTTTATATTAACTATTACCGAAAATGGCTTTGGTAAAAGAACTTCTGCGTATGAGTATAGAATAACTAACAGGGGTGGTGTTGGTATCACCAATATTCTTACTACCAACAGAAACGGTAATGTTGTTGCTAGTTTTCCAGTTGAGCAGGGTGATAATATCATGCTTATTACAGATAAAGGAAAGTTAATTCGTATTTCAGTAAATGATATCAGAATTGCAGGACGTAGCACTCAAGGAGTCACTCTGTTTAAAACAGAGAGTAGAGAAAAGGTGGTGTCAGTAGGGAAAATTGAAGATCCTGATTCCACTGAAGATAGTATTTCTGAAGTTGAAAACTCTATCTCTTCTCAACTGTAG
- a CDS encoding tetratricopeptide repeat protein, with product MLRIAQRNKVYWLHTAANATTLGSMFVCMLICVVILWRSSVTYASENLEIQKAFDSVVKHIKADKKYKDLDVIERKSDKFNIKIAQNSGKSLDIYSTLRKAKDSFESGDNETAISLLNQIITKFPYHKNALIGLGNIYYANKEYKKAVEIYTRLLKEYPSNPYILKNFLTIISQYDPDLALSEMLKLYDIHKNYAPLLANLGLIYMKKEDYVKGKEYMITAISLDENNIFYTYNLAVILDKLSDFKNATIFYLKLLNMATTSKNVSEKIPLYKVTARLKFIKLHSTHSKIS from the coding sequence GTGTTACGCATAGCTCAAAGAAATAAGGTTTACTGGTTACACACTGCAGCCAATGCCACAACACTAGGATCTATGTTTGTCTGCATGTTAATTTGCGTTGTGATTTTATGGAGGTCTTCTGTTACCTATGCTAGTGAAAATTTGGAGATACAGAAGGCCTTTGATAGTGTTGTCAAGCATATAAAAGCTGATAAAAAATATAAAGATCTTGATGTTATTGAGAGAAAAAGTGATAAATTTAATATCAAAATTGCGCAGAATTCTGGCAAGAGTCTTGACATATACTCTACTTTAAGAAAAGCAAAAGATTCCTTTGAGTCAGGAGATAATGAAACAGCTATTTCTCTCCTTAATCAGATCATCACAAAGTTTCCTTATCATAAAAATGCTTTAATTGGATTGGGAAATATTTATTACGCTAATAAAGAATACAAAAAAGCTGTAGAGATTTACACAAGACTGTTAAAAGAATACCCTAGTAACCCTTACATATTAAAAAATTTTCTGACGATAATCTCACAATATGATCCTGATCTGGCGTTGAGTGAAATGTTGAAATTGTATGATATACATAAAAATTATGCTCCTTTATTAGCAAATTTAGGTCTGATTTATATGAAAAAGGAGGATTATGTAAAAGGTAAAGAGTATATGATAACTGCTATTTCCCTTGATGAAAACAATATTTTTTATACCTATAATTTAGCTGTTATTCTAGATAAACTTTCAGATTTTAAAAATGCTACAATATTCTACTTAAAGTTGTTGAATATGGCTACAACTTCGAAAAACGTGAGTGAAAAAATACCTTTATACAAAGTGACAGCAAGACTAAAATTTATAAAACTCCACAGCACGCACTCAAAGATTTCATAA